The following are from one region of the Etheostoma spectabile isolate EspeVRDwgs_2016 chromosome 15, UIUC_Espe_1.0, whole genome shotgun sequence genome:
- the elac2 gene encoding zinc phosphodiesterase ELAC protein 2 isoform X1, protein MNTVHSKLRSLTLLVIKGRTLSAGPPPVARCYFPLPRTVLQYFRTMATTSNYNPETRQPLGLKKAKQKEPLRRVKTKENRNKRGDVHGPSTVYLQVVGAGSRDNAASLYVFSEYNRYLFNCGEGTQRLMQEHKLKAARLDNIFLTRLSWENVGGLSGMILTLKDTGVPQCVLSGPPQLENYLNAIKSFSGPLEDIKLSVRPYTAETYTDDTMTVYQVPIFAQLRGDGRKLSPKSGGNSPSRSPPSPRRDNLHTNSPDSPGERRKASRDTSLVVSFICKLHPKKGNFLVAQAKEFGLPLGTAAIGPLIAALKDGKSVTYEGKEIRPEQVCTPTDPGPVFIIVECPSEEFVKALCTNRQLRRYQLGGTEDPAALIVHMTPDSVLTTDQYKKWMESFPSTTEHLILNEQVCTVHNVRSHKIQAQLNMIHPDIFPELKAYKTKEAQAALHVPNVRAECLLKFQLRPVMEWQRDAIPSCNAAEFVKEASEVPNFLEEVDKCRKICSTDATELSGQRQKYPEVVFLGTGSALPMKIRNVSGTLVNISPSQSVLLDCGEGTFGQLCRHYGDAVDHALSKISTVFISHMHADHHTGLLMLLYQRERALTTLGKAFSPIFLVAPVQLMTWLNQYHDSCEEILHHINLIPNKVLCDGAEVPKQRTKSFIQALLKRNDLEKFQTCMVRHCKNAFACSFTHRSGWKLAFSGDTMPCDAFVHTGDNATLLIHEATLEDGLEEEAVEKRHSTTSQAIGIGMRMNAEFIMLNHFSQRYAKIPLFSEDFNDRVGISFDHMRIGFGDFKVLPRLIPALKTLFAEEIGEMEERRERRELRNPRGSSSEGSTEQKTTDVGRGAKRDQEEAATHSAQTKRLKTS, encoded by the exons ATGAATACGGTCCATTCGAAACTCAGGTCCTTGACACTTCTGGTTATTAAAGGCAGAACTCTCTCTGCTGGCCCTCCGCCTGTCGCGCGCTGTTATTTTCCTCTCCCCCGGACTGTTTTGCAGTATTTCCGAACAATGGCTACAACTAGTAATTATAACCCGGAGACGAGGCAGCCGCTGGGCTTGAAGAAAGCCAAGCAGAAGGAGCCTCTGCGACGGGTGAAGACCAAAGAGAACAGGAACAAACGAGGAGACGTTCACGGACCGTCCACGGTGTACCTGCAGGTGGTCGGTGCTGGCAGCAGAGATAACGCTGCGTCACTGTATGTCTTCTCCGAGTACAACAG ATACCTGTTCAACTGTGGAGAAGGAACACAGAGACTCATGCAAGAACACAA ACTGAAAGCTGCTCGATTAGACAACATCTTCCTGACCAGACTGAGCTGGGAGAATGTGGGAGGGTTGTCAG GGATGATTTTGACTTTGAAGGACACTGGTGTTCCACAGTGTGTTCTCTCTGGACCGCCACAGCTG GAGAACTATCTGAATGCCATAAAGTCATTTTCTGGACCACTGGAAGACATCAAGCTGT CGGTGCGACCGTATACTGCAGAGACGTACACGGACGATACAATGACAGTTTACCAAGTGCCTATATTTG CCCAGTTGAGGGGTGACGGCAGAAAGCTCTCCCCCAAGTCGGGCGGTAACAGCCCCTCTCGTAGTCCTCCATCCCCCAGGAGGGACAACCTCCACACTAACAGTCCAGACAGTCCAG GTGAAAGACGAAAAGCAAGCAGAGATACCTCTTTGGTGGTTTCCTTCATCTGTAAG CTTCACCCCAAGAAAGGGAATTTCTTAGTCGCTCAAGCCAAGGAGTTTGGTTTGCCTTT AGGCACAGCAGCAATCGGTCCACTCATAGCAGCATTGAAGGATGGGAAAAGTGTCACGTATGAGGGCAAAGAG ATCCGGCCGGAGCAGGTTTGTACTCCCACTGACCCAGGACCAGTCTTTATTATCGTCGAGTGTCCGTCTGAAGAGTTTGTCAAAGCTCTTTGCACCAATCGGCAGCTGAGAAG ATACCAATTAGGCGGGACGGAGGACCCTGCTGCGTTGATTGTTCACATGACTCCGGACTCTGTTTTGACAACAGATCAATACAAGAAGTGGATGGAGAG CTTTCCATCCACAACTGAACACCTGATCCTTAACGAACAAGTCTGTACGGTCCATAATGTCCGAAGTCACAAGATCCAAGCTCAACTGAACATGATTCATCCAGACATCTTTCCAGAACTCAAGGCTTACAAAACAAAG GAGGCTCAGGCTGCCCTGCACGTCCCCAACGTCAGAGCCGAGTGTCTGCTCAAGTTCCAGCTCAGACCTGTAATGGAGTGGCAAAG AGACGCCATCCCCTCCTGCAACGCTGCGGAGTTTGTGAAAGAGGCTTCTGAGGTCCCAAACTTTCTGGAAGAAGTGGACAAGTGCAGGAAGATTTGCTCCACCGATGCTACAGAGCTCTCTG GGCAAAGACAAAAATACCCAGAGGTGGTTTTCTTGGGAACAGGATCAGCTCTTCCGATGAAGATCCGAAACGTCAGTGGCACTTTAGTTAATATCAG CCCGAGTCAGTCCGTGCTGCTGGACTGTGGAGAGGGAACCTTCGGTCAGCTCTGCAGACACTACGGGGACGCTGTGGACCATGCTCTGTCCAAGATCTCCACTGTCTTCATTTCACACATGCATGCTGACCACCACACA GGGCTGCTCATGTTGCTGTATCAGAGGGAAAGAGCACTG ACAACGTTAGGGAAGGCGTTCAGCCCCATCTTCCTGGTGGCCCCGGTCCAGCTCATGACCTGGCTCAACCAGTATCACGATTCCTGCGAGGAGATCCTCCATCACATCAA CCTCATCCCTAACAAAGTTCTGTGTGACGGTGCCGAGGTGCCCAAGCAGAGGACAAAGTCGTTCATCCAAGCGCTGCTCAAGAGGAACGATCTGGAAAAG TTCCAGACCTGCATGGTGCGTCACTGTAAGAACGCCTTCGCCTGCAGCTTCACTCACCGCTCAGGATGGAAACTGGCCTTCTCTGGAGACACCATGCCCTGCGACGCGTTCGTACACACCG GAGATAATGCAACCTTACTGATCCACGAGGCCACGCTTGAAGACGGGCTGGAAGAGGAAGCTGTAGAGAAAAGACATAG CACAACCTCCCAGGCCATCGGCATCGGCATGAGGATGAACGCCGAGTTCATCATGCTGAACCACTTCAGCCAGCGTTACGCCAAGATCCCTCTCTTCAGTGAAGACTTCAACGACAGAGTGGGCATATCATTCGACCACATGAGA ATTGGCTTTGGAGACTTTAAAGTCCTGCCCAGGCTCATTCCCGCACTTAAAACTCTTTTCGCCGAGGAGATCGGTGAGATGGAGGAGAGGCGAGAGAGGAGGGAGCTGAGAAATCCGAGAGGCAGCAGCTCTGAGGGGAGCACTGAGCAGAAGACGACCGACGTGGGCCGAGGTGCCAAAAGAGACCAGGAGGAGGCAGCGACACACAGCGCACAGaccaagaggctgaagaccagctgA
- the elac2 gene encoding zinc phosphodiesterase ELAC protein 2 isoform X2 — MATTSNYNPETRQPLGLKKAKQKEPLRRVKTKENRNKRGDVHGPSTVYLQVVGAGSRDNAASLYVFSEYNRYLFNCGEGTQRLMQEHKLKAARLDNIFLTRLSWENVGGLSGMILTLKDTGVPQCVLSGPPQLENYLNAIKSFSGPLEDIKLSVRPYTAETYTDDTMTVYQVPIFAQLRGDGRKLSPKSGGNSPSRSPPSPRRDNLHTNSPDSPGERRKASRDTSLVVSFICKLHPKKGNFLVAQAKEFGLPLGTAAIGPLIAALKDGKSVTYEGKEIRPEQVCTPTDPGPVFIIVECPSEEFVKALCTNRQLRRYQLGGTEDPAALIVHMTPDSVLTTDQYKKWMESFPSTTEHLILNEQVCTVHNVRSHKIQAQLNMIHPDIFPELKAYKTKEAQAALHVPNVRAECLLKFQLRPVMEWQRDAIPSCNAAEFVKEASEVPNFLEEVDKCRKICSTDATELSGQRQKYPEVVFLGTGSALPMKIRNVSGTLVNISPSQSVLLDCGEGTFGQLCRHYGDAVDHALSKISTVFISHMHADHHTGLLMLLYQRERALTTLGKAFSPIFLVAPVQLMTWLNQYHDSCEEILHHINLIPNKVLCDGAEVPKQRTKSFIQALLKRNDLEKFQTCMVRHCKNAFACSFTHRSGWKLAFSGDTMPCDAFVHTGDNATLLIHEATLEDGLEEEAVEKRHSTTSQAIGIGMRMNAEFIMLNHFSQRYAKIPLFSEDFNDRVGISFDHMRIGFGDFKVLPRLIPALKTLFAEEIGEMEERRERRELRNPRGSSSEGSTEQKTTDVGRGAKRDQEEAATHSAQTKRLKTS; from the exons ATGGCTACAACTAGTAATTATAACCCGGAGACGAGGCAGCCGCTGGGCTTGAAGAAAGCCAAGCAGAAGGAGCCTCTGCGACGGGTGAAGACCAAAGAGAACAGGAACAAACGAGGAGACGTTCACGGACCGTCCACGGTGTACCTGCAGGTGGTCGGTGCTGGCAGCAGAGATAACGCTGCGTCACTGTATGTCTTCTCCGAGTACAACAG ATACCTGTTCAACTGTGGAGAAGGAACACAGAGACTCATGCAAGAACACAA ACTGAAAGCTGCTCGATTAGACAACATCTTCCTGACCAGACTGAGCTGGGAGAATGTGGGAGGGTTGTCAG GGATGATTTTGACTTTGAAGGACACTGGTGTTCCACAGTGTGTTCTCTCTGGACCGCCACAGCTG GAGAACTATCTGAATGCCATAAAGTCATTTTCTGGACCACTGGAAGACATCAAGCTGT CGGTGCGACCGTATACTGCAGAGACGTACACGGACGATACAATGACAGTTTACCAAGTGCCTATATTTG CCCAGTTGAGGGGTGACGGCAGAAAGCTCTCCCCCAAGTCGGGCGGTAACAGCCCCTCTCGTAGTCCTCCATCCCCCAGGAGGGACAACCTCCACACTAACAGTCCAGACAGTCCAG GTGAAAGACGAAAAGCAAGCAGAGATACCTCTTTGGTGGTTTCCTTCATCTGTAAG CTTCACCCCAAGAAAGGGAATTTCTTAGTCGCTCAAGCCAAGGAGTTTGGTTTGCCTTT AGGCACAGCAGCAATCGGTCCACTCATAGCAGCATTGAAGGATGGGAAAAGTGTCACGTATGAGGGCAAAGAG ATCCGGCCGGAGCAGGTTTGTACTCCCACTGACCCAGGACCAGTCTTTATTATCGTCGAGTGTCCGTCTGAAGAGTTTGTCAAAGCTCTTTGCACCAATCGGCAGCTGAGAAG ATACCAATTAGGCGGGACGGAGGACCCTGCTGCGTTGATTGTTCACATGACTCCGGACTCTGTTTTGACAACAGATCAATACAAGAAGTGGATGGAGAG CTTTCCATCCACAACTGAACACCTGATCCTTAACGAACAAGTCTGTACGGTCCATAATGTCCGAAGTCACAAGATCCAAGCTCAACTGAACATGATTCATCCAGACATCTTTCCAGAACTCAAGGCTTACAAAACAAAG GAGGCTCAGGCTGCCCTGCACGTCCCCAACGTCAGAGCCGAGTGTCTGCTCAAGTTCCAGCTCAGACCTGTAATGGAGTGGCAAAG AGACGCCATCCCCTCCTGCAACGCTGCGGAGTTTGTGAAAGAGGCTTCTGAGGTCCCAAACTTTCTGGAAGAAGTGGACAAGTGCAGGAAGATTTGCTCCACCGATGCTACAGAGCTCTCTG GGCAAAGACAAAAATACCCAGAGGTGGTTTTCTTGGGAACAGGATCAGCTCTTCCGATGAAGATCCGAAACGTCAGTGGCACTTTAGTTAATATCAG CCCGAGTCAGTCCGTGCTGCTGGACTGTGGAGAGGGAACCTTCGGTCAGCTCTGCAGACACTACGGGGACGCTGTGGACCATGCTCTGTCCAAGATCTCCACTGTCTTCATTTCACACATGCATGCTGACCACCACACA GGGCTGCTCATGTTGCTGTATCAGAGGGAAAGAGCACTG ACAACGTTAGGGAAGGCGTTCAGCCCCATCTTCCTGGTGGCCCCGGTCCAGCTCATGACCTGGCTCAACCAGTATCACGATTCCTGCGAGGAGATCCTCCATCACATCAA CCTCATCCCTAACAAAGTTCTGTGTGACGGTGCCGAGGTGCCCAAGCAGAGGACAAAGTCGTTCATCCAAGCGCTGCTCAAGAGGAACGATCTGGAAAAG TTCCAGACCTGCATGGTGCGTCACTGTAAGAACGCCTTCGCCTGCAGCTTCACTCACCGCTCAGGATGGAAACTGGCCTTCTCTGGAGACACCATGCCCTGCGACGCGTTCGTACACACCG GAGATAATGCAACCTTACTGATCCACGAGGCCACGCTTGAAGACGGGCTGGAAGAGGAAGCTGTAGAGAAAAGACATAG CACAACCTCCCAGGCCATCGGCATCGGCATGAGGATGAACGCCGAGTTCATCATGCTGAACCACTTCAGCCAGCGTTACGCCAAGATCCCTCTCTTCAGTGAAGACTTCAACGACAGAGTGGGCATATCATTCGACCACATGAGA ATTGGCTTTGGAGACTTTAAAGTCCTGCCCAGGCTCATTCCCGCACTTAAAACTCTTTTCGCCGAGGAGATCGGTGAGATGGAGGAGAGGCGAGAGAGGAGGGAGCTGAGAAATCCGAGAGGCAGCAGCTCTGAGGGGAGCACTGAGCAGAAGACGACCGACGTGGGCCGAGGTGCCAAAAGAGACCAGGAGGAGGCAGCGACACACAGCGCACAGaccaagaggctgaagaccagctgA